From Solanum lycopersicum chromosome 4, SLM_r2.1:
GTTCATTATTAACATGGAACACTTTGAGATACTCAAATATGTCTTAGTTCCATAATTATCTTTCATTAGTTGGGAAAATAGCCTTAAGCGACATAGGACCACATGAGCTATCACATGATCCCTTTCGATGTTACCCACACCGAGAAGGGTTGGTCTACTTTTCTAGGGTAGAAACAGTTTGTTATCTTAGTTGGACCCACTAGCTAACCTTCCTACGATGCACATAGTTATAGGATACAGAGATTTGTACTAGTAAACCCGAACTCCACTTGTAAGGGACTCTATCTCATGAGATATACTTTGGGAAACCCGGACTCTACTTCTAAGAGCTCCCATCTTGGAAGCCAGATTCAACTAGGTAAAAACTTCCATCTCAATTTAATATCCACTCGTTTCTAGGCATACAACCTGGAAGATAATTTATTAAGTCTTACTTTATTCATTACTCATGGATAGATTTCCTTGATAACCCATCAAAGTTTTCAAGTGCTTTTATCACTTTATGCATTTAAACATTCTTAATTTAACATATTAGTTTTACTCTCAAAGCCCTAACAATAAACACTCATGACTACAAGCCCTACTCTCAAAGCTTTACTTCTTACCAACATCATTCATACATAGATTTCAAGGCATTCtaatcacattcttcattatcaAGTGATTCTAgtcataaatcatcataaaagtTCAACTTCAAGCTTTACTTGTCATGATTCATTATATATACTATAATCTAATTCAATTCATGTCTACAAGCTTTCATTTATGATCAATTACTTTACAAGTCATCAATTTTAGAAGATCATCTATGATCCTTAATTTCACCTTTCACGGCATAAACCCATATtactataattttatcaattagaCTAGGATTAACCATagaaaacatataatatcattatTCAATACTAAAATAATCACAAACAAGTAATGTCCACTCAATTGAATTAATACTCAACACTACCCATAATATAGGAAGAAAAACTCAAGCTAGAATTGGGATTCATCTTCACAATTGGGGGAAATCTAGGGAACTCCATGGAATGGAAAAATGCAAGGATGAATAAGCTATCATACGTTAATTATAAAGCCCTCACAATGCTTGCAACAATGGAGGAATTTTCCTAActtgcttttcttcttcttcttctttgcttCATGGAGAGAGAATTTCTTGAAGTCAATTGGGTCTCTTTAGTGAATTATATAATGACTAGGATTAATGTATTTAGGGGTCTATTAGCTTTATGTAGGTGACCTAATTACTAATAAAACAAACCCACTTAATAACCAATCATGGGTGGGCTGTCTTTTGGGCAGATTTGGTGGTTTGCTAGGGTCCTCTTTAAGGACATTTGATggatccttggggagtcgtaccttgATGTTTAATCCCTAAACCATTTGCTCTAACTATAGAAGgtcatttatacaaatttaaccCATAGTTAAAGCTCTATAATCCACTAGTTTTCCATGTTTTGCGTAGATAGAGCAAATGACAGAGAAAGGGTGGGGGTAGGAAACCCCGGTGCACTGCTGGCGCGGGGTGCCCACTCCTGAAATTTAGAAGCCTCATTTTGGCACACTTCTGGCGCAGCGCTCTAGCCCTCCTGGCGCATTAGTGGCTCTTCACGCCACCCCTCCTAGAGCGATCCggtaaagtttttttttcttgttttctgaCCCAAATTTGCTTAGAATTGAATGATTCCTTCCCAACTCACTTATATTCGGTATCTAACATAAGTACCCGAAGATCTACTAAAAAAACCCTCAAATTCATAACACTTATCTCAAGAACTCATCGTAAACGATGTAAGAATGGAACTTTAcgaaaattcatcaaaaactcAAATCATTCAACCTCAAGAATGAAATAACGGATAAATTTCATGGAATAAGACCTTTTTGGTTTACgtgacatccaaatatctctCACGCGCCTCAATTGTGTGGAGTCATAGAGTGTGCTACGTAAGAtaaaaggtgtacaaaattaaaaaaaaataagttgaaggggtaataggaccttagtttagttaagttgtgtctttgagatttcggtcatagtctagggaAACACTTGTGAATTTTCTCCGAATAAAACTAtccttaaatgaaaaaaaaagaggagctttttattttttaaaaagtcatgTATATCAGGTAAAATGAAGCAGATTTAGgcttgattttaaaatttgaatttgtagttctttcttattttaattattaaacagatttttttgtaaaactttatttgctgatttttttttaaatgctaATGTGGGACAAATccgattttttttattgtgaagTTTTAATTGtcttaaattagtttagtttattaatattttgatcaaattttagaGTTTGTGTATGAGCATTGCGCGGGGAGGtaatgataagtttttaaaatgCCTATTTATAttgctattttatttaaataattaagttgagttttttttttaatttctaattttaaaacagatcatttcaaatttttaattttaaaatttttatctttatctttaatttttaaattgattatatcatgttaattttaagtaattctttaataaattattattattttttattttaatttctaatttaatattattataaactaataaaaattactattttttttttgcaggtGTTACCCCtattacatataaataaaatagactaatttaatataattaaaagttacaaattacaaatagtaattttaattattaaaattctctATTCTTCGTGGTACTGATATGTGATACAAAGAGAAAtactttgaattatattttagtaagaTAACAAAAAGATACTACACACTATTATATTTGAGGTTTGTGAGGAAGAATgtgtataaatattaataatactcCAGTCAAAATTGATACAAAGTAGGACATATTTAATTTCCAAGGTGGCAACTACACATTTTTCTGTTCgttataaaaatcaattttccaGCCACCATTTTTACTTCTTTAAGAATATTTATGGACATAGCAATTAGTATTGttgggaaaaaaatatttcttattttggcATCAATCagtgcatatatatattttttgagtgAGCTGAATTGTTTTGACTTCAATAGATTATAGTAAACAAAAGTTgctgaaaaaaaaatatcttgcCTATAAAAGAGCATATGTAACACAACATTGAAGAATCaccaaacaaataaattaaaactctTTTCAAAATGCCATTCTTGAGCTTGGCTTCcgttttcctttttctatctTTTCTGTTTTTGTTAAGGAAATGGAAAAACTCGAATAGCCAATCGAAAAAATTGCCTCCAGGTCCATGGAAACTTCCTTTACTAGGAAGTATGCTTCATATGGTTGGTGGACTTCCACACCATGTTCTTAGAGATTTAGCGAAAAAATATGGACCACTTATGCATCTTCAGCTTGGTGAAGTCTCTGCTGTTGTTGTTACTTCTCCTGATATGGCGAAAGAAGTACTGAAAACTCATGACATCGCTTTTGCATCTAGGCCTAAGCTCTTGGCCCCGGAGATTGTTTGTTACAGCAGGTCTGATATTGCGTTTTGCCCCTATGGAGATTACTGGAGGCAAATGCGTAAAATTTGTGTCTTGGAATTGTTGAGTGCCAAGAATGTCCGGTCATACAGCTCTATTAGGCGCGATGAGGTTGATCGTCTTGTTAATTTTATCAGGTCATCTTCGTCTTTTCGTGAGCCGGTTAATTTTACTGAAAGGTTGTTTTTGTTCACAAGTTCCATGACATGTAGATCAGCATTTGGGAAAGTGTTTAAAGAACAGGACAAATTTATACAACTAATCAAAGAGGTGATTGGGTTAGCAGGAGGATTCGATGTGGCTGATATCTTCCCGTCGTTGAAGTTTCTCCATGTGCTTAGTGGCATGAAAGGTAAAATAGTGAATGCTCATCATAAGGTAGATGCAATTGTTGAAGATGTAATCAATGAGCACAAGAAGAACATTGCGATGGGGAAAACTAATGGTGCATTAGGTGGTGAAGATCTAATTGATGTTCTTTTAAGACTTATGAATGATGGAGGCCTTCAATTTCCGATCACCAACGACAACATCAAAGCTATTATTTTCGTAAGTACTATTGCatattatacatttttatttgtacgTGTGATCGATCAATCACCACGAATAACTTATTTTGTTCCTATCTGCAGGACATGTTTGCTGCGGGAACAGAGACTTCATCGTCAACACTAGTGTGGGCAATGGTGCAACTGATGAAAAATCCAAGTGTATTCGCCAAAGCTCAAGCAGAGGTGCGAGAAGCCTTTAAAGACAGAGAAACGTTCGATGAAAATGATGTGGAGGAGCTGAAATACTTGAAGTTAGTCATAAAAGAAACGCTAAGACTCCATCCACCAGTTCCACTTTTAGTCCCAAGAGAATGCAGGGAAGAGACGGATATAAACGGTTACACTGTTCCTGTGAAGACCAAAGTCATGGTCAATGTTTGGGCATTGGGAAGAGATCCGAAATATTGGGATGATGCAGAAAGCTTTAAGCCAGAGAGATTTGAGCAGAGCTCTGTAGACTTTATTGGTAACAATTTCGAGTATCTTCCGTTTGGGGGTGGGAGAAGGATTTGTCCCGGGATATCATTTGGTTTAGCTAATGTTTATTTACCGTTGGCTCAATTGTTATATCACTTCGACTGGAAACTCCCTAATGGAATGGAGCCAAAAGACTTGAATTTGACTGAATTGGTTGGAGTAACTGCTGCCAGAAAAGATGACCTTATTTTGGTTGCCACACCTTATCAACAATGATTTTGAACAGTTTCATTTTTATAGAATAATTTCCTACTGAGCCCAATTATTatcctatttttcttttggaGTTTCCACCTTTATCTACTTCGAATacatgtatcttttttttttaatgacgaAGAATATATATCTTGATCAAATAACatcttttgtttatttaaaattttgctGATGAAACAAATTTGAAAGCATTTCACATGTTTTAGTGTATTGCAGGATATATGATATTGTTATTAAATTTCTCAGGGAAAGAAGGGCCACTAGATTAACAAATGGAGTTGTTTGGGGTCGATCCGAGCATATTCTTTTGTTTTGCCCCCACACGGCATAAACCTCCAATCACTTCAATCACTCCGCCCCGACACCAGCACCAGTTGCAGCGCTGCAGAAACAAAGAAAGGACCTAGGGGTGTCAAATGAGCGGATTGAGTTGAAATTgaagataataaaaaatgagttgaaatAGAAGTCCGTTCATCCACCTTCTCTCAGTTTGGAAAATCTTATAAGTCTCACAGTGTTGGTTTGTTCTTCAGCCACATTTTCACTCCTATAATTAACAAACATAATAGTTGAATAAGTATATTCAAGTTCATGGTACATATCTACCAATTTGAACACCAAATAAGCAACATATTCTTTCTCAAATATCCAACCAACATGCAAAGCCAATACATACCACTTCTGAGaatctaaaaaaaaacatttgttaGAAACCTTTAAAGATAATTctattaaaaaaacttaatgatATATAGATTTTTCTCTCCTTAGTAGGTAACCAGATGTGAATTCGAATTAGTGGGCTTTGGCTACAGTATGGTTGATGAAAATTTAGATACCgtaaacttatattttattcatagtGTTTATACAGTATTTAGAGGAGAACATGTAAAGACCAATTAAAGTAATCTATCCCTAATTCttaggaaatccttgaatcaAGGGATTTcctctgaactattttcctagAATAATCTATTATAATCTTATAATTACAAGAGCAGAttctaatcaaatttatttgtggagtaaaTTATAATCAAATCTGTCAACTTAATGGTGGAGCAGATTATGACTAAATCTGTCAACTCATTCAACACTCCTCCTCAAGTTGGCATGTAAATATCAAACATGCCTAACTTGCTCACAAAGGACTCAAAAGTAGTTCTGAAAAGACCTTTTGTGAAAATATCTGTAACTTGTTCAGTTGTTGGAACAAAAGGAATGCACACACTTCCATCTTCAACTTCTCTTTAATGAAGTGTCTGTCCACTTCCACATGCTTGAACCGGATTATGAGCAATGCTTATGACAACCTTATTGTCACAATACAAGTTCATTGGAAAACTCACAAGTCTTCTTAGTTCTTCCAAAAATCTCTTGAGCCACAATATTTCACAAATTTCGTGTGTCATGGATCGATACTAAGCCTCAACACTACTTCGAGCCACCACATTTTGCTTCTTAATTCTCCATGTCACTAAATTTCCCCAAACAAATGTACAATATCTAGATGTAGACCTCCTATTAATAGATGAACCAGCCAATTTGCATCCGTATAAGCCTCAACACTTCTTTGCTCATTCTTTTTGAAGAACAACCCTTTCCCAGGTGAACTCTTTAGATACCTTCGGATTCGATACACAAATTCTTGGTGTTCTTCTCGCGGAGAATGCATGAATTGACTGACTAGGCTCACAATAAAGGAAATATCATGTCTAATATGTGACAAGTAATTCAACTTACCTACCAGTCTCTGATATTGACCCTTATCAATCAATTTTCCTTCCTATTACTAACTTTAGATTTGGATCAATTGGAGTTTCAGCTGGTCTACAGCCACACATTCTTGTTTCTTTTAACAGATCAAGAACATACTTCCTTTGTGAGTCACGAGATGACATTCTATTGATAAGGTAAGTGGCAGTCACGAGAGCCTCTCCCCAAAGGTGTTGAGGAACTTTACTAGTACACATTAAAGCTCTCATTACCTTTAAAAAGTGTCTATTATTTCTTTCGGTGataccattttgttgaggtgtatCCAGACAAGAGCTTTGGTGTACTACCccagttttttttaaaaaaacttcctAATTGTTCATTAAAAGATTCACGGCCATTATCACTCTGAAAAATCTTGATTTTCTCATTGAATTGTGCTTCCACCATGACATAGAAAGTCTCAAATACATTTTCAACCTCAGATTTGTCcttcaataaaaaaatccaaCTCAATCTAGTATgatcattaataaaatttacaaactaCCGTTTCCCAAACGTTGTTAAAATTctagatggtccccaaacatcacTATGAATCATCGTAAATAGTTTTAAGccttataattttgaaaaaggaaaagaagattTGTGATGCTTAGCCATTTCACCAAATTCACATTGGAATAAGGATgaatttctatttctaaataactGAGGTAACAAGTGTCTTAAATGATAAAATCTTGGATGTCCAAGCCTATAGTGCCAAAACATGACTTTAGTCAAAACAAAAGTATAGTCCAAACAAAGAGGATTCAGTTGTAATGAGTTGTTCCCTTGTCAAGAAAATAAAGACCTCCTGATTCTCTAGCACTGCCAATTATCTTCCCTGAGATCTTTTCCTAAATTTCACACAAATCGAAATAAAAAATAGCACGACAATTAAGAGAATGGGTTAATTTATTGGCAGAAATTAGATTACAAGAGAACTTTGGAACATGAAGAGTATTATGAAGTGTAAGGGATGATGATAGTTTAATAGTTCCTTTTCCAACAAATGCAGAGAAGGAACCATCAACTATCTTGATTTTACTGTTTCCTGCACAAGGAGTGTAAGTAGAGATAAAACGAAAACTTCCAGTCATGTGATCACTAGCTCCTGAATCTATGATCCAAGAATCTTGCAAATCTTATTTAACATAAGAACCGTGATAACACCCATAGAGGACAATAGAAAAGACAAAGGACATGTTAAGATGAGGAACGCTTGGAGGAAAAGATATGCCTGAAGTGCGGAGTTTTTGTTAGCAAGAGCTTTGTCCTCATCTTGCTGGGCATCCAGTCTGGCTCTACCAGGTACCTCAGATTCAATCAAGTGCAACCAAACCTTAAGGCGAGCAATCTCAACATCTTTGTTATCCAAGGTGACCCTCATGGATTCCACCTTATGCTTGAGCTGAGAGTGCTCATCCAACAATTCTGAAACCTCACACCTATTGACAGTTATTCCTTCGACACACTCACACTCAATGCGAGTGTTCATAGAGATGGACTGCTTCACTATCCCTCTGATACCATAGACTAGTGAAATGCCAAAGTATTTGAACACCATGGTTAGCAAGTACCCATACCCCAACCCATGCTTTCCGTCTTTGTAAGTCATTGTCATATGCATGTATTCTAGCATGATGACGAGAAGGTTCATCAACTCATGCGCGTGCAGAGCTATAGTAAGAAACAATTTTAAAACCGAGGAAACAATTCTTTTTTGGATAGGGGCAACAACACCTTGTTGACAAACTCAAAGAGAAGTGATACTCACCATGAAGATATTTCTTTTGAATCCCAACCCAACTAAAAGTAGGAAGTTTTCTTATTTACACCCAAAATATCTTTGTTGGAGACTTTCCATCCACTGTACTAATCCCCTCTAGTGAAACATGCACAATTCGAGCCAGAGTTTCCCCATTATGGTGAAATTGGATGTTCTCTACTTGAGTGTTTACACTGCAAAAAATTTCTTTCCATCTTCAAAACTCTTTTCATTAATCTTCCTTTGGTGGAGTCGTTTT
This genomic window contains:
- the LOC101251277 gene encoding premnaspirodiene oxygenase, which translates into the protein MPFLSLASVFLFLSFLFLLRKWKNSNSQSKKLPPGPWKLPLLGSMLHMVGGLPHHVLRDLAKKYGPLMHLQLGEVSAVVVTSPDMAKEVLKTHDIAFASRPKLLAPEIVCYSRSDIAFCPYGDYWRQMRKICVLELLSAKNVRSYSSIRRDEVDRLVNFIRSSSSFREPVNFTERLFLFTSSMTCRSAFGKVFKEQDKFIQLIKEVIGLAGGFDVADIFPSLKFLHVLSGMKGKIVNAHHKVDAIVEDVINEHKKNIAMGKTNGALGGEDLIDVLLRLMNDGGLQFPITNDNIKAIIFDMFAAGTETSSSTLVWAMVQLMKNPSVFAKAQAEVREAFKDRETFDENDVEELKYLKLVIKETLRLHPPVPLLVPRECREETDINGYTVPVKTKVMVNVWALGRDPKYWDDAESFKPERFEQSSVDFIGNNFEYLPFGGGRRICPGISFGLANVYLPLAQLLYHFDWKLPNGMEPKDLNLTELVGVTAARKDDLILVATPYQQ